GGACGCTGTAACCTTCGTCATGGTTTTGCACGATAGATTCGGTAGCCATGTCTGGGATCTTGTCTAAGAGACGGTCTATGCTGTTTCGATGCGCCGATTCTCTGTTGTGCGCATGGCGAAGAATTCTTGTCTCAAAATACTTCTCCCATGCTGTTGTGAAATATTCCACCAAGGCTACTGCGTTGTATGCTTTTGTTCTGCACAGGACAATGTCCTTCAGAATTCTAATCGATGCCTCGCTATAGTTGTTTGTGTTCTGTCCTCTTGTGACAATGCCTGCCCGGTACATAGCCACCCATTCCTCCTCGGTCTTCAAAAGCGAGTCGACTCTTTGCACGTAGTCTTGGTGAGGCAGTGAGCGAAGAGCTGCTTTTGCTTCTTGAAGTTCTTCCTTGGTCTTTGAATACAGGACCTGTGACATAAATGAGAACAATAGGAGTGTATTAACCATGCTTAATGAACGTAGTGATgcacaatcgttttttttttgcctcactcATGCATGAGGAGGTACTTTGTCACAGAAAaaggttttttaaaaaaaagaagagctaaaCTCAAATTCTGCACTTCTTTCTGAAGCCATTTTTATTAGGAGCTCGTAATTCAGTTCCAGATCAGTCATTATGATTTCGTTTCTGATTGAGTATTTCCAGCTGCTTCGTTGTTTTGTAAAGGTTTacacacgcacgtgcacacacacgcgcgcatgcacgcacacacacacacacacactgcttgGAGTGCCCACACTGGCACATTGTTGTTTTAGGGAAAACTGcacaacaaaaaaacagaatGCATTATAATGAACAGGTGATATCATGTCCAAAGCTGTTAACACAAGCCATGCATTTTATGAGCAAATAAGGTAGTAGAAAAAAAAGTGAGCCAGTGCAGTAAAAGGAAAGTGAAAGAAGTACTGTCTTAATATTAACCTGTAGCATAACTAAACCTGTTTCTGAGCAAACACCCGTTAAAAGGGTGGGTAACTGAGCTTGTTGCATACTTTATGGTGGCTCCAACACATTTCGTAGAgcgaggacaaagaaaagagcaaaaattcagggggtactttgttgacctaaagtgcggtgagggctttagcatgctgttgctgcttgtgtcactgatgtgtggctaaaatgttaagtacacaattgtttgtgaatcttaaatgctggagacactggaggatgtttgggaggcatccgtctgattagatgcctttccgcaaacactctccagcatccttaCGGTGGAGAAAAATTACAGTGGGactaaaaaaagaatgaaaaataaaatgaccCTGCCCATTCCACTAGGTATAACGGGCTGCCTTAtgctagacaaaaattattgttggactataaaaagaataaaaataaattgtccctgcccatgccactacgtataacaggcttgccTTACagtagacatatattagtgtgggcaaagaaaaagaaagaaaaataaagttgcCCAGCCCGCGCCTTACagcagacaaggagaactacatatgcattggcaggaagtagcgtagtcgttagcacgcttggctgCGGAGCGGAAGGATGCTGGTTCGAATTCCGctgtgcacaaggattttttttcttatccagttgacgtcatttgattgacagctatagtgtgacagattttgcggacggacggacaacggtgagccattaaaggctttcgccttaatagacaGATGTGGGCGAAGGTGCTGAAGCAGCACCTTTGTCCACGCCTGTCAGTGCATTCCTTTCTTTGTCCTTATTCTACCCATTCTGCCGTAACCATCCTGAAGAGGAAATCTCATGGTAAGTGCAGCACACATCAGCTACAGTTTGGTAGCACTTCAAACATTGCTAGCAAGATCGTTTGTAAATACATCGGAGGCCTGAAATGGACACCCAAGGCCACACACACACTTGTTGAACTTGTGCAGTTGTAAGCTGCACAGTGCTTCCTTCCCACTAGATATGCTTCAATCCGTGTGAAGAGGGTAGTAGGAATGTTTGCTATTCAGAGTTTTTGCAATACCTATTAAGTGTTGAGCTTCTAAATTGGAAGCCTTTCTTGAAGCCAGAGAAATGCAGTCTACCGAAAAAAGAATGCTGAGATGAATTCTATGAGTTGTGTTTCACACAATAAGCCTGACCTAACTCCATGTTGCTTTTAGTGGGAAAAAAAACCACTTGTTTTGTAGatttcatcataatcatcaatcTGACTATGCCCACCTTCaggacaaacgcctctcccatggcCCCTTATCCCTGCAGACTTAGTATCATTCACCCACCTGGCTTTATGCCGCCGCcgggtacgcttgccttctcttggaatccagtccattacaCTTAACGACCATCGGCTATTTTGACCTcacattacatgccgtgcccaagtcCATCACTTTTTGATTTCAGCTAAGATGCTGTTAACCTGTGTTGACATGTTATATATATTGGTCGCAGCAGAATACAGCGGGGTGCTGTATACATAAAAATGTCTAATGCATTGTTTGAAAgaggaaaacacgcaagcaaaaatcgggtatctatagtcctttaaggtgTCCGCTGACCCTGGGAGCCAGTTATATGCCTTTTTTGTCCCGAAATTGAATGGAGTGCTTAGACTGTGAATAAGGCAACACTGGGAACTAGACTGCTTGCTTTGTGCAAACAGATcctggagtccgtgaagtgtgccgggaaTGGGATCGAACTGAACATTGGAAGCAGAAGAAGGCAGAGTGTTCATGTGAGCATATAGGCACCAGAACAGGCCTGTAAGACGCCCAAGTGGGCAGGCGCTTGTGAAACGTCAAATtgggcctgccactccagacctTTCAGCTGCTAAcgccaatcagctttcactgattaatgCATTAGGCTGGTGAGCTGAGGTATAATAATTCTCTTCCGTTAGTGCAAGCAGTGCATTCTGGCTCAGACTGGACAGAACCCAGTGTCTACATCACTCTGCATTTAGTATTTAACAATCATTAAATATTACATCAATTTCCTACCAAATAAATATTAATCTTATAGGCTCAGATGTGGTGTTGGAAAAATGAAAACCTGGACAATTTGGTAAACGTTCATATTGTTTGAGCACCATGCCAAAACATAAGACCTTGATCTTGTTTAGTTTTTTCTGTGTAATGTGTACCACGCAAGCAGTATGATAGCTTAGATGTAGTGCTTCCATCATTTAAATTTTTTCACACAGCATTTGGTCTATTTTTTGTGTAGTACTCAGCGAGCAGTAAGTTGGCAATACCTTTTGGAAGGCTGCCATGAAGCGGCGTCGGTCATCTTTGTCCACCTTATGGTGTGAAGAGGTGATCCACCTCCACTCTGCCTGCAGGATATGAAAATGGCACAACAGCTGTTGTGCCGAGGGCCAGACGTCACGCAGGGCGTCCTTCTCAGGCCGAGAAGAATCTGACATGAATGCAGCAGGTGCCTGCAACAGCAGTTGACATACGCCAAAAAGATAAGCATTCTTTGCTGCATTAAGGGAAAGTGCATGTGTACTGTGTTTGCTGAGGGCGTTTAGACAGTTATTTTTATCTGTTAATGCAGTGAATGAAAGCTATGAAGTAACCTTTAAAACATTACCATGCTTTTGTACTCATGGGTAGTAAAGGCTTAACCACATGTCAAGCAGTATTACCCATATGTGAAGTTTACCTTTGCAAAAGTAAGGCGGGCAGTGCGTGTACGTGCTTTACCATGGTGAGACCTTCTTTCCCCGATACCAGCTTCACAGGGAAAACTGACGTTAAGAAACGAAATTTGTTGAAAACAAAGGAAGTCGTTTTCATTTAAGAGTATGGTTTCTAAACATGTTGAAGCAAGCATGCCACTTTCAACAACAGTGCACAATCACCTCACTTCCAACAACAGTATGTCAGATGCTAATGACGTCATTTGATTTTCCTTGGAAAATAAGCAACATAATCTACAACTGTCACCCGTTAAATACTGTCGCTATTTTCCAGCTCCTGCATTAGTTCAGAAACCCTTACCTCTCTGTTTCCAAAGCATGTTGGGTAGCAATGCTTCAGCAGCTGGAAAGCCAAACTGTAGCCCTCCCTGCTCTGTGAGCTGTGTATTAGCACAGCTATTGGCACTGCACCagcttttgtggctgtcaacaacACTGTGACTGTGCTCCTTGTAGTGTCGCAGGAAGCCGTCGAGTCAACAAAGATGAGTTCTTGAGCTGACTCCAGGCTCTGGGCACGCCGCATAATGGGTGTGACCACGAGTGCTGCCCAGCAGTCATCTGCCTTACTGCTGGTGTAGACATCTGTGCCTGTGCAACAGAACATGCAGAATGGTCATTCAGGAGACACAAATGAAGTAACACAGATACCGAGATTTCCAGAGGAAGAATTGACATGGCGCTTGTTCTATTGCCACTAATGAACATTGCGGCATTTTGCAGGGAACATATTTGCTGCCTCCTTTCTGTAGTAACTATATTTTAACACTCTGTCATATGCTAGGTATGATTGAAAGTTTAGGCAGATGTGCGTCACAAATGGGAGTCACATTTGCGAGCtattcagtattgatggcaggaGAAAGTCAAAAAGTGTGAAACAATGTTTTCAACTTTCGCTTGGAAAGGCATCTCTCTTGGTTGTGTCAGAAATGATGTTGGTTCACAGTTTTGCCTAGGAGCCATGGCTGCTACCATATTGCTCATGACTGATGGAACACATGTAGTATGTGAAAAATTATGGCCAAACTAAGCTACAGATTAGTTAAAACATTTGGTGAGAGCCCTGATTTTTCTCGTCTTCGCCTCCTCTTATTTCTCCCTCCTTCTTTGTCTTGGGTTAGCTTGCAtatttctactactactactactaaccgCCACAGTAACTCGGTGGTTACGGTGCTTGGCTGCTCACCTGAAAGGcgtaggttcaatcccggctgcagcggttgcattTCATTGAAGGCAAAATGCTTAAGACCCATGTACTatacgatgtcattgcacgtaaagtgaaccccaggtgattgaaattatccGAAGTCCTCTACTACTGCACCCCTCATAGCCTAAATTGgtttaggatgttaaaccccataaaccaaactgctACTGCTACTTGACTACAACTACAacagtcaaacccggatatatcAAACTTGACGGGGCTCACGAAAAGTTTGATATGTTGGTTATTCGATGTCTaaaaaatggcaagaaatgaGCTTATCTGTAACCTAAAAACAAGAATACATTGCACTCCCTGTAGCAGCGGGCTTCTTGCAACAAAGCGTCGTCCATCAGTGTACTGGTAGTACACCACTCGCTAGGCATTCCTAGATGTAATGTGCTTTTCACTGGAGCCGCAGCACATGGTGCTTTGGAGCTAGCCACTGCCTAATATAAGAAGTATAATCCTGCCACCAGTACACTATAAATATTCTAATCACAGTGCATATTAAGGTACAGTTAGTTTCCACAATGCCTTCGGCAGTGAAGCGAGCGCAGCATGCCAGCCGAGAGTTGCTGCTAAACTCCGCAGCAGCGACCTACTGGGCTGCAGAGCAGCTGCACTATTAAGTTCATGCTTCATCCTGTATAGAAAGTTTCTGTCACTGCATGTGGCGCGCTTACTTCTCTGTACGAGCAGCAGCAAGGACACCAACTTGGCATGCTGCATAGGTTTCAaacatattacagtgaaatttTAGGAATGATATTGCATACCTTGGGCTGCATATTGTGGCATCTTTTCCTGCAGCTTGACCAGTGGACTCCCGCATGGTCCATACTTGTCGGTCCGCCAATGGCCGTGCATGTAGTACACGGCCCTTTTAGTAGGTTTCACAAAACCACTTGCTAGAAGTTGTGGCCCATCTGGCTGCACAGCGAGGAGACTCTCATGGTGGTTTATAGCCTGAGAGGGTGTCATTCCCGCTTCAAAGTAGGAAATAAATGTGGCCTTTGTTTCGGGGCTGGTGCGAAGCATTCTGAGTGAATCAGCTGACTCGGTACTATGATTGTGGCTTGATGTCAACCGAATTACAGCAGGCAGAGGGACTGCCCTGCAGAGGAACTGGTCATTCTTCTTTGTATTCCgattcagtttttttattttgatatgCAGTTTTGCAGGGCAGCCAGTGCTTCTCTGAGAAGAAGTCTTGTTCCTGTGGTGGTGCTGACAGCACCATACCTTATGGAAGACCATCCTGCAAAAAACAGAACTGCCTTAGGGATTTCACAGCTCAAATCACAATAATTACAAATTTGGCATATTgtatgtacagtcgcgagtaaaaagatTAGCACATATGAGGGAACACCGcaccggagcgccggaatgacaacgcgtggcgctgcggggGATGAGTAGGCTGATAACAAGAGTGCCGGACCGTTCCCACTCTACAGTATTAGAGGGGTTTAACGGACTGTCacggcccagcaaaatttatttttctgtctcgccctttttctttttttttttacctaatgCAGCCTTGCTCCCAAAGGCAACTGGTGAAGAatataatatttgtttttttttcatgtgtggcAGTTACTTTTGCGAGCAGCCTCAGCCGCACTGCGCTTGGTAACTGCTTGagcagctctgcatccaggagccgccatggcctcccaagggagatttgaatataattgaaaatataatcAGGTTTAATGAAAGAGCGACTtgctaaaaggcagctgcacaAGTCATCGCCACATATCCTTTGGGTGGCAGTTcgagaggaatggagcaggctccagcctcttcctgaccttgcaagcagcctgcttgactccttccctgagcgccttcaaagcgttgtgagggtcggtgggacctatgcacgccattagtgcaacgacgcaTTTGCTCTTGCATCATGACAGCGAGCTGGCTctcctccttacttcttttcctgaattgatggcatagtgctcctgttaatattgttactacaGTTTCCTAACAAAGTGACTTGTGTGTATTAGTTGCACCGGGAAAATAAACTCTATCTCTTTTTcgagcttgtgtaatactggctaaaagcagcaCTATCATCTATTGCTCccgcgagttccttttgacacacgatcacggacataaaaaaacagtaataaaaagaagccatctttgctcatgataaccgagccaaaataaatgcagcgtgcacagtcacgtagggtcAACACTTCGATGTTCGGGCAATGGCACACTTGATAAAGCTTACAAGCTTACAAGCTAAAATACAAGCTTAAAGcttgtatttagccttcctggagaTAAGCGGttcatacgacaacgtgaacagggaactcctgtggaacataataaaaggtgaaggtgtcggtcatgaggtaattaattttctgcaggaaatatatcgagaaaatgttgaaataacatgagaaggaattaagagtacaataagtgtccaggtacacaaaggattaaggcaaggttgtcctctatcaccgctgctgttcatgctttatttgATCAgtttggaaagaaggctacaaggaagcaatctaggttatgatctgtcatacacattaggcggaaaggttgttgagcagcgactaccaggtttaatgtatgcagatggtattgtactgttagcagatagccaggaaaatTTGCAAACtgtggtgaattgctgtggagacgaaggagacagtctagg
The genomic region above belongs to Amblyomma americanum isolate KBUSLIRL-KWMA chromosome 9, ASM5285725v1, whole genome shotgun sequence and contains:
- the LOC144103313 gene encoding uncharacterized protein LOC144103313 — translated: MPQYAAQGTDVYTSSKADDCWAALVVTPIMRRAQSLESAQELIFVDSTASCDTTRSTVTVLLTATKAGAVPIAVLIHSSQSREGYSLAFQLLKHCYPTCFGNREAPAAFMSDSSRPEKDALRDVWPSAQQLLCHFHILQAEWRWITSSHHKVDKDDRRRFMAAFQKVLPTYCSLSTTQKIDQMLCEKI